The nucleotide sequence TGACGTGCGGGTACGGACTCACGGAAGCTTGTACTGCCGTGACTCTGAACGATCTGAAACCATTTCGCGCTGACACAGTTGGGAAACCGTTGCCTGGTTCCGAGTTGCGGATTCTTAGTCCTGCAGAGGATGGGATCGGGGAAGTTGCGGTTAAGAGTCGCGCCGTGATGTCGCACTATCTGGAGGATCCGGAACTGACGGCGCAAACGATCGTGGAAGGCTGGCTCCTGACGGGCGATCTGGGGCGGTTCGATGGCAACGGCCATCTTCAACTCTTCGGCCGCAAGAAGAACATGATCGTGACCGAGGGCGGAAAGAATATTTATCCCGAGGACGTGGAATCGGTTTTCGACGGGTTGCCGGTGAAGGAATATTGCATTTTTGCGGCGGGCTATGTATGGCCACAGAAAAAATTGGGCAGCGAAATGCTAGTACTGGTTATTCGCCTGGAACAAGGCCAGCAATTCAGCGAGGCACTGCGGGACGATCTGGCCACGCGCAACCGGCGGCTGGCGGACTACAAGCGCGTGGGTGGATACCTGGTGTGGGAGAAGGACTTTCCGCGGACCGCGTCGATGAAGATCAAACGCGTGGAGTTGGCGGAGACAATTGGGCGTGAGGTTGTGCGCGAGAGCGTGGTGGAGATTTGATCAGGTCAGAGGTGACGGGTTACAGCTCGCAGGAAATGCGGATCAGTTGGAATGATTGCAATCCTGACGCCTGACACCTGTGACCTGTGACCTTCCCTTTTCTAACCATCGTTAATCCGGCGGCGGGGGGCGGCAAGTCACGCAAACTTGTCGGCGCGGCATTGGATCGCCTCCGAGCGGGTGGACTCGCGCTTGAAACTGTTGAAACCCATGCGGAGGGGGATGCGACTCGGATAGCTCGCGACGCGTACGGTCGGGGTTACCGAAAATTCCTCGCGGTGGGTGGGGATGGAACTTCGTACGAGGTCGTCAATGGACTGTTTCCGGACGCGCTAGCCACAAGCAGCGCTGAATCGCACATACCGACGCTGGCATTTTTGCCGTTGGGTACCGGCAATTCTTTTCTGCGCGATTTTGGAGATCAGGGTGTTGAGCACGCGATGCAGGCGCTACTGGCTCGGCGGTCGCAGGCGTGCGACGTTCTGCGATTGACGCATCGCGAGGGCGTCCTGTATTACATCAACCTGCTCAGCGTGGGGTTTGCGGCCGACGTCAATATTTTGCGGTCCCGGCGGTTCAAGAATTCAGGGCAGATGGGATACTTTGCTTCCATCTTCATGGGGCTGGCGCAGTTGAAGCGGCGTCCTTTCCCGGTGCGGGTGGCGGGTGAGAAGGAATTCGATCGGCGCTCGTGCCTCTTTCTGAGTTTTAACAACAGCAAGTTTACCGGCGGCACCATGATGATCGCTCCGACCGCCGCCACTGACGACGGCTTGATTGATTTCGTGCGCTGGGGACCGATCGGTCGCGCGGGGTTGGTCAGGAACCTGAGCACTTTGTATGACGGGACACACGTGCAGCATCCGTTGGCAGAGAGTAAGAAGACACAGCGGGTGGAGTTCGATCTCGATGGCCCGATTGATGTGATGGTGGACGGCGAAGCGCTTACGGTACATTGCGAAGCGATCGATGTTTTGCCGTCGGTATTGCAGGTCGTGGTATAAAAAACCATGTCTGAACAGAGACGAGAGCGGCGAAAAGAGAATGCAGGTATTGCAGAACCCGTGAATTGGGGGAAACGCGCTGCCTACGGGCTGTTGATCGTGGTAGCGTTCGCGGCGGTCTACTACCTGGGCAACCGGCAACAGCACAAATACGACGGGTTCGCCAAATGCCTGACCGATCGTGGAGTCAAGATGTATGGCGCATGGTGGTGTCCACATTGTCAGGAACAGAAGGACAAATTCGGCAAGGCATCTTTTAAGCTCGCTCCGTATGTGGAATGCGGAGTGGAAGGCGACACGAGTATTCGCACGCAGGTCTGCAAAGACGCGGATATCAAACACTATCCCACGTGGCAGTTCCCACCGACGGGCGAGCGAGTGGAGCGCATCTTCGAACTCGATGAGTTAAGCGAGCGAACCGGATGCCCGCTGCCATGAGTTCGGGCATGCCACGGTTGTTCAGCTTGATTGCGATTCTAGCGGTCGTAGGAATCGTGGTTTCCTCTGTCTCGTTGCAGCATCATTACGCCAAATCGAAAACGGCGTACTGCGATATCGGGACAGCGTTCAATTGCGACATTGTGAACCGGAGCGACTACTCGGAACTCATGGGGATCCCGGTGGCGCTGATCGGAATGCTGGGCTATGGCGCGGTACTGGGGCTGGCGACGGTGTATCGGCAGCGGCGCGAAACACCCTTTATGATTTTTGCTGGCGCGTTGGCGGGTCTGGCGTTTGCGCTCTACCTGACCTACATCGAGGGGTATGTGCTGGGCGTGTGGTGCA is from Acidobacteriota bacterium and encodes:
- a CDS encoding diacylglycerol kinase family lipid kinase; translated protein: MTFPFLTIVNPAAGGGKSRKLVGAALDRLRAGGLALETVETHAEGDATRIARDAYGRGYRKFLAVGGDGTSYEVVNGLFPDALATSSAESHIPTLAFLPLGTGNSFLRDFGDQGVEHAMQALLARRSQACDVLRLTHREGVLYYINLLSVGFAADVNILRSRRFKNSGQMGYFASIFMGLAQLKRRPFPVRVAGEKEFDRRSCLFLSFNNSKFTGGTMMIAPTAATDDGLIDFVRWGPIGRAGLVRNLSTLYDGTHVQHPLAESKKTQRVEFDLDGPIDVMVDGEALTVHCEAIDVLPSVLQVVV